In Anser cygnoides isolate HZ-2024a breed goose chromosome Z, Taihu_goose_T2T_genome, whole genome shotgun sequence, a genomic segment contains:
- the LOC136788956 gene encoding interferon, whose translation MPGPAAPPPTAIHSALALLLLLTPPADAFSCSPLRLHDSAFPWDSLQLLRDMAPSPTQPCPHQHAPCSFPDTLLDTNDTQQAAHAALHLLQHLFDTLSSPSTPAHWLHTARHDLLNQLQHHIHHLERCFPADATRFHRRGPRNLHLGINKYFGCIQHFLQNHTYSPCAWDHVRLEAHACFQRIHRLTRAMR comes from the coding sequence ATGCCTGGGCCCGCAGCCCCACCACCAACAGCCATCCACAGCGCCCTGgcgctcctgctcctcctcacgCCTCCCGCCGACgccttctcctgcagccccctgcgcCTCCACGACAGCGCCTTCCCCTGGgacagcctccagctcctccgcGACAtggctcccagccccacgcagccctgccCGCACCAACACGCGCCTTGCTCCTTCCCGGACACCCTCCTGGACACCAACGACACACAGCAAGCCGCACACGCcgccctccacctcctccagcacctcttcgacaccctcagcagccccagcacccccgcgCACTGGCTCCACACCGCACGCCACGACCTCCTcaaccagctccagcaccacaTCCACCACCTCGAGCGCTGCTTCCCAGCCGACGCCACGCGCTTCCACAGGCGAGGGCCCCGCAACCTTCACCTCGGCATCAACAAGTACTTCGGCTGCATCCAACACTTCCTCCAGAACCACACCTACAGCCCCTGCGCCTGGGACCACGTCCGCCTCGAGGCTCACGCCTGCTTCCAGCGCATCCACCGCCTCACCCGCGCCATGCGCTAA
- the LOC125180136 gene encoding interferon: protein MPGPAAPPPTAIHSALALLLLLTPPADAFSCSPLRLHDSTFPWDSLQLLRDMAPSPTQPCPHQHAPCSFPDTLLDTNDTQQAAHAALHLLQHLFDTLSSPSTPAHWLHTARHDLLNQLQHHIHHLEHCFPADATRFHRRGPRNLHLGINKYFGCIQHFLQNHTYSPCAWDHVRLEAHACFQRIHRLTRAMR, encoded by the coding sequence ATGCCTGGGCCCGCAGCCCCACCACCAACAGCCATCCACAGCGCCCTGgcgctcctgctcctcctcacgCCTCCCGCCGACgccttctcctgcagccccctgcgcCTCCACGACAGCACCTTCCCCTGGgacagcctccagctcctccgcGACAtggctcccagccccacgcagccctgccCGCACCAACACGCGCCTTGCTCCTTCCCGGACACCCTCCTGGACACCAACGACACACAGCAAGCCGCACACGCcgccctccacctcctccagcacctcttcgacaccctcagcagccccagcacccccgcgCACTGGCTCCACACCGCACGCCACGACCTCCTcaaccagctccagcaccacaTCCACCACCTCGAGCACTGCTTCCCAGCCGACGCCACGCGCTTCCACAGGCGAGGGCCCCGCAACCTTCACCTCGGCATCAACAAGTACTTCGGCTGCATCCAACACTTCCTCCAGAACCACACCTACAGCCCCTGCGCCTGGGACCACGTCCGCCTCGAGGCTCACGCCTGCTTCCAGCGCATCCACCGCCTCACCCGCGCCATGCGCTAA
- the LOC136788988 gene encoding interferon-like, with translation MPGPAAPPPTAIHSALALLLLLTPPADAFSCSPLRLHDSAFPWDSLQLLRDMAPSPTQPCPHQHAPCSFPDTLLDTNDTQQAAHAALHLLQHLFDTLSSPSTPAHWLHAARHDLLNQLQHHIHHLERCFPADATRFHRRGPRNLHLGINKYFGCIQHFLQNHTYSPCAWDHVRLEAHACFQRIHRLTRAMR, from the coding sequence ATGCCTGGGCCCGCAGCCCCACCACCAACAGCCATCCACAGCGCCCTGgcgctcctgctcctcctcacgCCTCCCGCCGACgccttctcctgcagccccctgcgcCTCCACGACAGCGCCTTCCCCTGGgacagcctccagctcctccgcGACAtggctcccagccccacgcagccctgccCGCACCAACACGCGCCTTGCTCCTTCCCGGACACCCTCCTGGACACCAACGACACACAGCAAGCCGCACACGCcgccctccacctcctccagcacctcttcgacaccctcagcagccccagcacccccgcgCACTGGCTCCACGCCGCACGCCACGACCTCCTcaaccagctccagcaccacaTCCACCACCTCGAGCGCTGCTTCCCAGCCGACGCCACGCGCTTCCACAGGCGAGGGCCCCGCAACCTTCACCTCGGCATCAACAAGTACTTCGGCTGCATCCAACACTTCCTCCAGAACCACACCTACAGCCCCTGCGCCTGGGACCACGTCCGCCTCGAGGCTCACGCCTGCTTCCAGCGCATCCACCGCCTCACCCGCGCCATGCGCTAA